DNA sequence from the Raineyella sp. LH-20 genome:
GCCGAGGCCGAGCAGGCCCTCGCCGAGGGGGCGGCGATCGCTGCCGAGGAGATCGCCGCCGGCGCGCAGCTGCTGATCGCCGGTGACCTGGGCATCGGCAACACCACGCCGTCCGCCGCGCTGATCGCCGCCACGTACGGCGTGCCCGCGGCCGAGGTGACCGGCATCGGCACCGGGCTCGACGAGTCCGGGCGGCTCCGCAAGGCGGCGGTGATCGACGAGGCGATCGCCCGCTGCGGCGACCGGCTCGCCGACCCGATCGAACGGCTGGCCTGCCTCGGCTCGGCCGACATCGCCGCGGCCACCGGCTACATGATCGCCGCGGCCCAGGCCGGGGTGCCGGTGCTGGTCGACGGGGTGATCGCCGGCGCCGAGGCAACGATGGCGGAGTCCATCGCCCCTGGCGCCAAGACCTGGATGCGCGCCGGACACCGCTCCCCCGAGCCCGGTCTGTCGTACGCCATCGAGCGGCTGGGGCTGCGACCGATCCTCGATCTGGGCCTGCGCCTCGGCGAGGGCACCGGGGCGGCCGCCGCCGTCCCGTTGGTGCGCACCGGCATCGCCCTGATGCGGGAGATGGCGACCCTTGCTGATGTCAGCTGAGTCCGGATCGGCCGGAGCCGGGGCCACCGAAGCGGGATCGGCCGCCGGAGTCGCTGGGTCCGGGCCGGCCGCCGGAGCCGCCGGGTCGGGGCCGGCCGCCGGCTGGCGGTTGGCGGCGGGCACCCTGACCCGGATCCCGGCCGGCGCGATCGCCCAGGTGACCCCGCGGATCGCCCGGACGGCGATGACTGTCGGCTCGGCCGTGATGGTGCCCGTCGCCCTCGTGGCTGGCCTGGTCGGCTGGGGGGCCGTACGTCTGGGTGCCCCCGGCCTGGTCGGTGGCCTGCTGGCGGTCGGGATCGTCGCCCAGCTCTCCCGCTCGATCCACTGGGACGGGCTCGCCGACACCGCCGATGGGCTCGGCTCGTCGTGGGACCGCGACCGTGCCCTGGAGATCATGCGGACCGGCGACGTCGGCCCGATGGGCGCCGGCACGCTGGTCGTGGTGCTCGGTCTGCAGGCGGCGTCGTACGGTGCGTTGCTCGCCGGGCCGTGGGGCTGGCTGGTCGTTGCGGCGCTGGTCTGCGCCTCGCGCGCGGCCCTCGTCCTGTCCTGCCTGCGCGGCGTACGACCCGCCCGGCCCGAAGGCCTCGGGCAGGCGGTCGCCGGGTCGGTGCGGTGGTACGACGCGGTGGTCGTCTGGCTGGTGTGGGCGGCGCTGCTGTCCGGGGTCGCGCTGGTGACCGGGGCGTCCTGGTGGACCGGTGTCCTCGCCGCGGCCGGCGGACCGGTCGCCGCCGGGGTGCTGCTGTGGTGGTGCGTACGACGCCTGGGCGGCATCACCGGTGATGTGCTCGGCGCCACTGTCGAGGCGGCCGCCGCCGGGCTGGCCGTGCTGGCGGTGATCGTGTGGTGAGTCGCGCTACGGCCCGGGCCCTCGGGCTGGGGCTCGGCTTCGGGCTGGACCGGCTGCTCGGTGACCCCCGCCGCGGCCATCCGGTGGCGGCGTTCGGACGGTTGGCGGCCGCAGTGGAGCGGCGTACGTACGCCGACACGGTGACCGCGGGCGCGGGCCACGTGGCCCTGCTGGTCGGGGCGACCACCCTCGCCGCCGGACTGGTGCAGCGTACGGTCCGCGATCGGCCACTCGCCGACATCGCCTGGACCGCGCTGGTCACCTGGACGGTGCTGGGTGGCCGGTCGCTGGAGCGGGAGACTGCGGCGGTGGCGGCCCACCTCGAGCGGGGCGACCTGCCCGCCGCCCGGGAACAGGTCAGCCATCTGGTCGGCCGCGACCCGTGGGCGCTGGACACCGCCGGGGTGGCCCGGGCCGCGATCGAGTCGCTGGCCGAGAACACCTCCGACGCCGTCGTCGCCCCGCTGGTGTGGG
Encoded proteins:
- the cobT gene encoding nicotinate-nucleotide--dimethylbenzimidazole phosphoribosyltransferase, producing MTTTPPTTPTITPPDAEAYAAALAHCDTLAMPTGALHGLVELGCWIAAAQGQVPPAPLDNVRTVVFAGDHGVAADGVSVYPTAITVGMVHGILAGKAGISVIARQHGIHVRLLDIGVNADLDVPAEVTAHKVRRGSGNIRLEDALTRAEAEQALAEGAAIAAEEIAAGAQLLIAGDLGIGNTTPSAALIAATYGVPAAEVTGIGTGLDESGRLRKAAVIDEAIARCGDRLADPIERLACLGSADIAAATGYMIAAAQAGVPVLVDGVIAGAEATMAESIAPGAKTWMRAGHRSPEPGLSYAIERLGLRPILDLGLRLGEGTGAAAAVPLVRTGIALMREMATLADVS
- a CDS encoding adenosylcobinamide-GDP ribazoletransferase, with product MSAESGSAGAGATEAGSAAGVAGSGPAAGAAGSGPAAGWRLAAGTLTRIPAGAIAQVTPRIARTAMTVGSAVMVPVALVAGLVGWGAVRLGAPGLVGGLLAVGIVAQLSRSIHWDGLADTADGLGSSWDRDRALEIMRTGDVGPMGAGTLVVVLGLQAASYGALLAGPWGWLVVAALVCASRAALVLSCLRGVRPARPEGLGQAVAGSVRWYDAVVVWLVWAALLSGVALVTGASWWTGVLAAAGGPVAAGVLLWWCVRRLGGITGDVLGATVEAAAAGLAVLAVIVW
- a CDS encoding cobalamin biosynthesis protein — encoded protein: MSRATARALGLGLGFGLDRLLGDPRRGHPVAAFGRLAAAVERRTYADTVTAGAGHVALLVGATTLAAGLVQRTVRDRPLADIAWTALVTWTVLGGRSLERETAAVAAHLERGDLPAAREQVSHLVGRDPWALDTAGVARAAIESLAENTSDAVVAPLVWGALAGAPGMVAHRAINTLDAMVGYRNDRYERFGKVAARLDDVVNWLPARLGATLAAGTSSAAWRAVREDAGAHPSPNGGKIEAAFAGALGIRLGGSNAYGGVVEDRGELGDGRPAEARDAARAVRLARRVQCGALAVAITMAWVLRKRCP